The Ichthyobacterium seriolicida sequence ATTACAAGTTCCAAAAGGGGAAGAGATATGCGAGAAACAGCTCTTTAGCATAGTAAAAAAGGTACACGATACAGAAGTTCAAGAAGAACAAATAGCTAAATTTCTACCTAAAATTGAAAAGGAGTTAGAACATATGTCCAAAGAGGATATAATAAAGAAATTTGTCTCCATGGAGTTTAATATTTTTCTAAAGTACTATAAAAACACTCGAGATTTAAACGATTATGCTGACGAACATAGCAGTGGAACTAAAAGGATATTTATCAACATTGGTGAAAAAGATGGGTTTCAATGGGATAGCTTAAAAGATTTCTTAAAAGAAAATCTAGAATTATTCAACAATGAGATTAGCGGTGTAGATGTAAAAGAAAAATTTTCATTTTTCAACATTGTAGACGATAAATCCGAATACGTCATAGAAAGGTTAAATGGATTAGATATAAATGGAAGAAGCTTATCAGCTGAGATCTCTTTAAAGAGGAAGGGTTTTGGTCCTTCAGGTGGAAGAGGCAGAAGCTTCAATTCTAGAAATAGAGGCTTTGATTCAGGGAATAGACGAAATGATGATTATAAAAGACCTAGAAGCGGCGGCGGCGGCTTCAAAAGTAGATATAACAGAAATAGAGATTGATTATTCTGACCTATTCAGACTCTATCGCACAAAGTGTCTAAATTGTAGATAAAGACTCGACACTATCTCAATAAAGTGTGTAAAGTTTATGTTTCTGATAAAATTAACACCTCATATCAAATATTGAAATATAACTATGAATAATCTGTGCTAAGGCTATTATATCAAGCTCTCTCGCTTCTTTGATACCGTAACTAGGGACTCTAGACCTTTTGTACTTTTCTTCTTTGGTATTCTGGTTAAAGCTCTTTTGAAAAAATTAGAAAATACTGTCGGAATGCCATATTTTATTGCCTTACTATGAAATATAGTAAAAAAAATACAGCTTAGTAAATTAGATAAAGGCAAATAGTTTTTTACGGCAGTAAAACAAAAAAGCCGCTTAGGATTTTACCTCAAGCGGCCATTAAACAATAACACAATAGTCTACCTTATTCAGAATATCACTGACTATTCATATTTTAAAAAGGGTTATTTAACTACTTTTTTTAGGATACTTGTCATTGCTCTTATTAGTGCAGCTAGAATTAGAATTATTAGAAGACATTCCTGATCCATGAAGCATCCCTGTCACGATAGTACTACTTGGTAATTTCCAAGAACTTAACCCGCATTATTCATAGTCATATTAAAATAGATTAGACGTGATATTTTTTCCTTAACTTTTTTACTAATCGAAGAGAACTCATCTTCTTTGTCGTTTTTTTGCACCTTTTTTTAGGATGACAATGCTCTTTTTTAGTGTTTTTACATGGTTTTTTAACGACAAGGCGTAACTATCCCAAGCTTGTTCATTTCACAAATAAACAACCGTTACTGGGTAATAATTTCCCGAAATAAACCCTTGTAAACAAAAGATTTAGATAGCTGGTAATAGATTCGCCTTTTGGTAATTTTAATCGTTGCTCCTACCTTGAGAAGATAGGTTCTAATCGAACTGATTAACCATTTTTTTGCTACTTCAAATCTTGTTTTCTTTATCTTCTGTTTCAGTAATAAAAACATTTCATAGGCAAGACTACTCATCATAAGTCGAAAAAAATTAGCAAGAAAACTATGATTTGACAAACGATCAGAAAAACACATATTTTTAACTTCTTTTATTCTATTTTCACTTGAATCACCTCTTTTAACATAAAAGTCAAAGTAAATTTTTCTAGCATCCTTTTGGGGAAGATTACTAGAAAAATGCCTTATGTTCATCCCTAATCCTGTACTCTCAACTTTAGAATAGCACTGTTGAGGCTTGTGCCAACTCTTGGCTTTGTACGTAAAACTCATAAAATGTTGGTGCTTCTCTCCATGATCTAAATACATTTTTTTTACAGCATTTTTTGACCGAGACACCTTTCTTTTAAACTTGGTTCAAGACAACTTAAGGGGATTTTTTCTTATCCATTTTAACATACAAAAATACAAATTTTCATTTCGATAATTAAACCTCAATTCACACTCTTTTAGATGATAATAAAACTTGTGCTTATGGACTCCTCTAAACCTGGATAATCGAACTTTACATAGTCCCCAAAAATTCTCAATTCCATTAATGTGATTTACTCCTTTAGCAAATTCATTTTCACTATGTTTTACTCTATAATGCCTCTTATAACCATAGTTTACCAAGCCGTCATAAGACTTAAATCCATCAGTATAAATTGTACTTTCTTTACTTGCTCTGCTCTCTATAATAGGCATTATTACTGATGATGAGCAGTTTTTTACAATTTGTGTATAAACTTTACCCTCTCTCTTTAACATACCAAATACTGGAACTTTTTCCTCCTGATCCTCGTCCCCTTTTTCCCCTAACTCGTTTAGCTCCAAAATAACTCTCATCTAATTCTATTTCCCCTTGATTAAAGGGACTTTCTTCTTCGCATTTTTGAACAATTAACAAACGTAATTTGTCAAAAATTTTGTTGATAGTATAACGACTTACATTAGTCAATTTACTAACTTTTTTCGCTTCAATATCTAGGCAAAATAACCGTAAAATAGACCTGAATTTTGCCTCAGAAATTCTTGAACGAATTATATACTTGTTTTTCATAGATAACATAAGGGGTTACACGCATGTAAATTTACCTTAAGTTGTCTTGAACCTAAAATATTGTCTTTTAGTATTGATAAACCTGATAATGTAAAAGCCAATATATCAACAAGTATTGATGAAGGAAATTCAAGTATATCTATATCACTAACAGAGTTATCTTACTATGATTTAGAAAAAATAAAAAGCATAGTGCCGTCAATACAAATTTCAAAATCTGCTTCTATATCTGATAATTCTAAAAATATAGACCTTTCAACGATTCCTACAGAAGCTCTGAAATACACAGTAACAGCAGGGAATGGAGAAACTAGAGATTACACTGTGAATATTACCCATAAGTTAAAGAAATTTATTTCAAAATGGAATTTGGGTGCAAACCAACAAATAAAATTACCTATTTACGATGGTGGAGACTATGATTTTACAGTAGACTGGGGAGATGGAACAAAACAAACAGTTACTTCTCATACTAAAGCTTCACATGGATATCAAACAGGAGGTGATAAAACTATAACTATTACAGGAAAAATAGAAGGCTTTAACTTCGGAAAGGTTCCAGGTAGCAAGGATAAAATATTAGAGATATCAGATTGGGGTGATCTGAAATTAGGGAATAGTATTAGTTATACTTATACTTATAGAGTTTCCCAGGATCAGAATCAGACTAATCCTAGGACTGAGACTGTGACTATGATTGCAGGATGCTTTCAAGAATGCTATAATTTAGTAACATTACCCGCAGAAGCCCCAAATTTAGAAGAGGTTACGAATATGTCTTCGATGTTTTCAAGAGCTGAAAAATTCAATAGCGACATAAGTAAATGGGACGTGTCTAAGGTTACGAATATGTCGCAGATGTTTTCAGGTGCTACAAAATTCAATAGCGACATAAGCAAATGGAATGTGTCTAAGGTTACGAATATGTCTTCGATGTTTTCAAGTGCTACAAAATTCAATAGCGACATAAGTAAATGGGACGTGTCTAAGGTTACGAATATGTCGCAGATGTTTTCAGGTGCTATAGCTTTCAATCAAGACATAGGTAGTTGGAATGTCTCTAATGTTACTGATATGATAGGAATGTTTAATTACGCCATAGTTTTCAATCAAAATATAGGTAGTTGGAATGTCTCTAATGTTACTAATATGTTGTCGATGTTTTCAAATGCTACAGCTTTCAATCAAAACTTAAGCAGCTGGAATGTGCCAAGTAGTACTAGCATGGAATACATGTTTCGAAATTCAGGAATGCCTTATAGTGACTCTGATAGTAACACTGCTAATAGCAGGCATCCAAACTTAAACCAGCATGAGTATCAAGATCTCAATAATATAAATTAGTATTATTATTTGATAGCCGTTTGGGGTAAATCTCAAGCGGCTTTTTTGTTTTACTGCCATCGATTAATAATTTGCTTACTTAAAGCAATCAAAAGCCTTGAATTAACTGAGATTTAAGAGGCTCATATTTGTGATAAATAGAATGTTTTAGTGCAAGAATTGTTAGACTTCGACTAAGTCGGCCTCATAAGCATACAAAAAGAGCCCAAAGCTAAAGGGCTATTTCCTTAAATCCGAATAAAATCAAAGGATTCAAGCGTCTTTATTAATCGAACTCAGGTTATAAGTAGTCATTGATGAACTCAGATTTATAAATGATATATTTTTATTCCTCATTTTTGGGGAATATCTAAAATGATTATTTTTGGTTGAAACCCTTTAAACCTGAGTTCGATTAATAATTTACTTAATTAAAGTACTTAAAAAACCTTCAACTAACTGGCGTTAAAGAGATTCGTGTTTATGACAAATAGAATGTTTTAGTGCAAGAATTGTTAAATTCCATTAAATCGGCCTCATAAGCATAAAAGAGCCCAAAACTAAAAGGGCATTCCCTTAAATGCTAATAAAATCAAAGGGTTTGAGTGATTTATTAATCAAACTCAGGCTAAAAAAGAGCATTTTCATGTTAAAAAATGTATCAAAAAAGACGATGTCTTTTCGATTAACAAAAAAGTTAATGAAAAAGATCATGTCTAGTCCGTTTTCATATGACTATGAATAATCCGTTTTAACTTTTTTTTGTGGATTTGTTTATCTCCATTAAATAATAAACATCATATTTATTCTTAAATATTAATTTATAGAATTTTTGAGTTATCCCATCTTGGGCTACTACTTTAAAAACTATACCATTATCTGCTTGAGGCATTTGATTTTCCACTTTAAATATTTTTGATGGATCTCTTGGACAAATTCGTTGTTTAAATGACTCGTTGCAATTAGTTCCTTTAAGATCTTCAATACTAAAAAACGCACCATCTGGAAGAATACTTCCATCAGCTATAAATGAAAAATTTGGTAGAGTTTTACCTGTCTCCATTTTATCTCCATTGAGATGTCCGACATCAAACGCTTTTGATGTATCATTAAATATAGTAGCACTGCCTGATAAAACACCACCATCAAAGTGCATTTCTATAGGGTTTGTCTCTGAATCTCCTGAATTTACAGTAATATCCTTAGTAAGAACGGGGGTAACAATAATGCTTTTACTTAAATTAGAGCATTCTGATTTACTGCCACTGTGAATATTTTCACAAACGTAACTATTGTTAACTTTAGGACCATTATGCTTGTAATCAGTAGTGAAAGAAAAATTGCTAATCTTAGCATCTTTTTTTGTATCAATAGGAAAAAGATCACAATTAGATAACTTAGTTTCGTTATCATCATATTTAAAGTGTATCTTGTAAATTTTCTTACTATTTCTCGATCCAACTTTTTTAGAAAACTTTATGTACTTAGTAATACCTACAAGCATATTAGAGTGACTGAACTCGTAACGTTTTATAGTAACAGGAAACTCTACGCTCATAGAATTAACCGTCTCAGAGATTTTAGATACTGGATGTTCAGTCAAAATAACATTATCAGGAGCCTTTACAAAAGAAATAGTAGCATTAAGCGTGCCAAGCTTATCTATGTTTAATGTCTGATTATACGGAACTTTTACATATATATCATTCTTTACGATACTGATCTTTGAATTAAGAGTTGCTTCTTCTTCATCGGTGTATTGTGAGATTTTTCCAGGAGTCTTTTTAACAAACAAGCCCCTGTATAATTCAGTTAACTCATTGCCATTGGAAATCTTATTATTTTTCCTTGAAAAAATAACGCTCTTAATCTCAACTAATTTTGAAGCATATATTTCTCCCTCTTCATCTGCTGTAACATTATCGTTTCTACAAGAAAAGATAATAAGACCTGTAATTAGGACTAATAACGAATTATTAAATGTTTTTTTCATTTTTTTAACTTTTTATAATTATACCCATAACTCAAATATTAACTTAATCTGTAGTAAGTTTTGAAGATGAATTTTGGTATTTATTTTCAAATAACAGCCTATATATCTTATATGTTATTCCATCTTGAGCAACTACCTTAAAAATTATGCCATTATTTCTATATGGCATTTTATTAGATACCTCAAACAATTTAGATGGATCTTTTGGACAAATGATTTGAGCATAACACTTAGTGCCTTTAAGTCCTTCTGTACTAAAAAATGCTCCATCGGGAAGTACAATATTATCAGCTATAAACTTAAAATTTGGCATTTCCTTTCCAGCTGCTAGCTTATATCCACTTACAAGGGCAACATCGAAGGTGTTTTTAGTTATGTTAACGTTTTTATTATCTATTTTTCTCCAATAATCTTTTCTAAAGTGAATCTCTATAGGATTTTCCTCTGTGCTACCCATATTACCTGTTATTGACTTAGTGAGAACAGGTGTAATACTAACATCATTTTTTATTTCTCCCGTACAAGGCCATTGTCCATGTCCACTAGCTAAGAGTAAACACATATAAGTATTATTAACTTTTTCATTATCATGCACATAATTTTTGGTAAAAGCCAGGTTATCTACCGACTTTCCTAATTCCAAATTAACAGGGAAAAGATCACAATTAGACGAAGGAATAATAGATTTATCATATTCAAAATGCACAAAATAATCTTCTGTGATAACTTCAGATCCATAATCTTTAGAAAACCTCACGTGCTTGCTAATACCACTAAGCATGTTGGAATGAGTGAACTCGTGTTTACCCATAGTAATAGGTAAATCTAAATCAAGTGATTTGATCCTAACAGAAGATAAAGGAGGTTTTTGTATTAAATCAACACCATCAGGAACTTTTTTAAAGGTTATTACAGCATTAAGATTTCCAGTAGCATTATCAAGCCCTAAGGATCCGTTGTATGGAAATTTAACATAAATGTCATTTTTATCGATAGTAATTTTTGAATTAAGTATTATTTCCTCATCTGTATAATCTTCAAATTTCCTCTGTGGAGTCTTGTTAATAAACATCCCTTTGTATAGGGCAGTAACTGAATCTATGCTACCAGTAATTTTATTATTTTCCTTTGAAAATTTAAAACTCTCAATCTCTACTAATTTTGGAGCCTTTATCTTATTTAGTTTTACTGAAATTTCAGTTTTCTTTACCTTGTCCCCATCAGTGCTTGTCAATGTGTATTTGACACCATCGGGAGTATCAAAATCCTGAGGCTCATCAGTTGAAGGTGTTATGCTAAAACCATCGTGTAGCTTTATAGTCGGAGTTAATCCTTCAAGGATAGTCTCATGTGGAACCCTATTAAAATAAATACCTTTATGTCCAGCTGCAACTGGTGAAAGCTCTTCATTTTCGTCTAGATTATTATCTATATTTTTTTTACCCTCAAACGTAAAAGATTTTATACCATAGCCGTATTTTTTAACAGCAGTATTGTACGAAATCTCCTTTTTACTAGGTTCTTTTTCACAAGAAAAGACAATAATTCCTATCATCAAAACGATGGATAATTTTTTAAATACTTTTTTCATTTCTTACTTATTTTTTAGCCGTTGATACAACACTAAGTACTGACGAATTATCCTTGTATTTATTTTCAAATAATAGCCTGTATATTTTATAGTTTACCCCATTTTGAGCAACTACCTTAAAAATTATACCATTATTTTTAAGTGGAATTAGATTATACATATTAAACAATTCAGTTGGATTCTGAACACATATATTTTGAACTCTCGGCTTATTACAATTAGATCCTCTAAGTCCTTCTATACTAAAAAATGCTCCATCGGGGAGGACAACATTATCAGCTATAAACTTAAAATTTGGCATTTTCTTTCCATCTGCTAGCTTTTTTAAATCATTTTTAAGAGCAATATCAAACACATTTTTTGCACCCATCGAAACCTCTTTTTTGAAATGAATTTCTATAGGAGAACTCTCTGAAAATCCCATATCATCGGTTATTAACTTAGTAAGTACAGGTGTAATAGTGGGAACATTTACGGCTCCACAAGGCCATTGATCAGCGCCTTTATCGTTTTTTTGGGCTAAAAGCGAACACATATAAGTATTATTAACTTTTTCACCATTGTGTAAATAATCCTTAGTGAAAGCCAGATTATCAACTGATTCGCCTAATCCTAAAGTAACTGGAAAAAGATCACACTGATCTGAAAGTTCATCCGTATCATACTGAAAATGAACTAAATAATCCTCTATAAGATTTTTAGATCCAAAATCTTTAGAAAATCTAATTCGCTTGGTAATACCTCTGAGCATATTAGCATGACTAAACTCTTTATTTCCAATATTAATAGGAACTTCTAGATTGATGGAATTAACGCTAACTGGCGATAAAGGCAAACCATTTATTAAACTAACATTATCAGGAGTATTTGCAAAAGTAACTGTAGCGGTAAGATTACCAGCTTCTTTTACTTCTAAGACTGGATTATACGGGATTTGAACATAAATATCATTTTTTATAATAGAAATTTTTGCATTAAACTCTTTCTCTTCACGATCATAGGCTTCATAGGTCCTTTCTGGAGTTTTCTTAATAAAAAAGCCTTTGTAGAATTCATTAACTGACTCACTATCATCACTGAGCTTATTCTTATCTTTTGAAAATACAACACTCTTAATTTCTACTAACTTTTTAGCATTAGCTATATCTATCTTTACATTGACTTGGGTTTTACCTGAAATAGATCTTACGGTATATTTAACGCCTTTACCCCGACTAAAATCTTGAGGCTCATCAGCTGAAGGACTTATACTAACTCCCTGAGGGAGAGTTATAGTAGGCATTAATCCTTTAAGATTAGCGCCAAAGGGAGCGTTGAAATAAATATTATGCTCATCAGCCGCAACTGGAGTTAAATTTCCACCTAATTTTTTACCCGCATTTTTTACATTTTCAAACTCAAAAATATTTATATAGTTCTCTACGATATACGAATTCTCCTTCTTTTTACAAGAGACTAAAAAAATCGCTGTCGATATTAGAAATATCGATAAACTTTTAAATAAGTAATTCATGTTATTTAAATTTTAAAAATTCAAAAAACTATCAATCCATTAGTATAATTTGATTAAAAAAATATGAAAAGAAAAATCTTTATTGATATTAGACATCACCCAAATAGTGACTTCTTAAACTCAGAATAAAGAAGCTGCCTCGGTTTTGAGACAGCTTCTTTTTTCTAAACAAGAGTAAAATATTATTTAGCTAGTGGTGTTATAAAAAGGAGGAATATATTTATTCTTGAATGTTAATTTATAGAATTTTTGATCTGTTCCATTCTGCGCTACTACTTTAAAAATTATACTATTATGTTTGGTTGGCATTGGATTAGATATTTTGAACGGTTTTGATGGATCTCTTGGACAGATTCTTTCAGAAAAAGCTTTACCACAATTAGTTCCCTCAAGACCTTCTATACTGAAGAATGCCCCATCTGGAAGAACAGCTCCATCAGCTATAAATGTAAAGTTTGGCATTGATTTACTGTCATCTATTTTATCCATTTCAAGATGAGCAACATCAAATATTGTATCCGTAGAACTGGAATTAAAAGTAGTTGTTTTAGCACTTGCTGATAAAGTTCCCCCGCCAAAGTGAATTTCTATAGCATTTGCTTCTGAAAGCCCATCTTTACTGGATGTATTTGAAAATACAGGGGTAACAACATTCCCTGTTTTAGTTAAGCTAGAACATTTTGCATAATTCTCTTTGGTATTTTCACACACATAGCTATTATTTAATTTTGTTTCTCCAATGGTATAATCTCTAGTAAAAGAAAGTTGAGTAATAGGGGCATTCGCAGTCGTAGTAGTGAAGAGATCACATTTAGCTGAT is a genomic window containing:
- a CDS encoding transposase — its product is MSRSKNAVKKMYLDHGEKHQHFMSFTYKAKSWHKPQQCYSKVESTGLGMNIRHFSSNLPQKDARKIYFDFYVKRGDSSENRIKEVKNMCFSDRLSNHSFLANFFRLMMSSLAYEMFLLLKQKIKKTRFEVAKKWLISSIRTYLLKVGATIKITKRRIYYQLSKSFVYKGLFREIITQ
- a CDS encoding BspA family leucine-rich repeat surface protein, encoding MSFSIDKPDNVKANISTSIDEGNSSISISLTELSYYDLEKIKSIVPSIQISKSASISDNSKNIDLSTIPTEALKYTVTAGNGETRDYTVNITHKLKKFISKWNLGANQQIKLPIYDGGDYDFTVDWGDGTKQTVTSHTKASHGYQTGGDKTITITGKIEGFNFGKVPGSKDKILEISDWGDLKLGNSISYTYTYRVSQDQNQTNPRTETVTMIAGCFQECYNLVTLPAEAPNLEEVTNMSSMFSRAEKFNSDISKWDVSKVTNMSQMFSGATKFNSDISKWNVSKVTNMSSMFSSATKFNSDISKWDVSKVTNMSQMFSGAIAFNQDIGSWNVSNVTDMIGMFNYAIVFNQNIGSWNVSNVTNMLSMFSNATAFNQNLSSWNVPSSTSMEYMFRNSGMPYSDSDSNTANSRHPNLNQHEYQDLNNIN